The DNA window CGGCCCTGGTCGAAAACGCCGACGGCACCATCGTGGCGGTGATGCGGACCGCCAACGCCCAGGACCACATGTTCACCGCTCGATCCGGTGATGACGGTCTCACCTGGTCGCCGGCCGAACGGTTGCCACTGATCGGGCACCCGGCCGACCTGGTACGGCTGCCCGACAAACGCGTTCTCCTGGTCTATGGCTATCGGCATCAGCCCTTCGGCGTGCGAGCATGCGTCAGCGATGATGGCGGTAAGACGTGGGACGTGCACCGGGAACTGGTGATCGCCGCCTCCGGTGTCAACACCGATCTCGGCTACCCCAGCGTCTGCCTGGCCGACGACAGCCATGTCGTGGTCGTCTACTACATGAACGGCCCGAACACCCGAGACCGCTGGATCGAGTGCAAGCGAATTGCGATTGAGGAATTGGGAGGCTAGAAGCCGCTAAGGCGGACCGCCTTTTTGCGGGCCGCAACCCAAGCGTACCGCGATCCAGAAACATGCGCGCAAAATGCGCACCAGTCCCGATGGAAGAGACTAAAAGCTCACACGAGCCATTCTCTTGTAGCTTGCGGATCAGCTCGGTGGATGAGTTCTCCCTTCGGGGCGCCAATCGTCGCCGGGCGAATGCCGAGGCGCTCGACGGTGAGACACTCAGGCAGGTTGTGCGGGTGGGGCAAAACGCACGCCGCGATCGCCTTGGGCCTGGCCGCCTGCCACGCGGGCTATCGCGCCCGCTTCGCCACCGCCATCGACATCATCAATAACC is part of the Phycisphaerae bacterium genome and encodes:
- a CDS encoding ATP-binding protein, whose product is MPRRSTVRHSGRLCGWGKTHAAIALGLAACHAGYRARFATAIDIINN